From Oncorhynchus tshawytscha isolate Ot180627B unplaced genomic scaffold, Otsh_v2.0 Un_contig_16063_pilon_pilon, whole genome shotgun sequence, the proteins below share one genomic window:
- the LOC121842214 gene encoding phospholipid-transporting ATPase IG-like has translation MWWRWLRMRPFPVTSSCYSPSREDETCFVTTASLDGESNHKTHYTVPDTERNLESLSATIECEQPQPDLYKFVGRMHIYRNNQEPAVRSLGPENLLLKGATLKNTQKIYGELRDIV, from the exons ATGTGGTGGAGGTGGTTGAGGATGAGACCTTTCCCTGTGACCTCATCCTGCTACAGTCCCAGCCGGGAGGACGAGACCTGCTTTGTCACCACGGCCAGTCTGGACGGGGAGTCCAACCATAAG ACACACTACACAGTGCCAGACACGGAGAGGAACCTGGAGTCTCTCAGCGCCACCATCGAGTGCGAGCAGCCGCAGCCTGACCTCTACAA attTGTGGGGCGTATGCACATCTACAGGAACAACCAGGAACCTGCTGTGAG GTCTTTGGGTCCAGAGAATCTCCTCCTGAAAGGTGCTACCTTGAAGAACACTCAGAAGATATATGGTGAGTTACGGGACATTGTTTAA